The following proteins are co-located in the Hydrogenobacter hydrogenophilus genome:
- a CDS encoding CinA family protein: MIATVCKKRKAKSSYLLRTFGLDENTLKSYNYKKWLGGADLFFQTQEEKMVAYEKLKDFVYADEFLEMEEVVVSMLKRVGLKLAVAESSSGGLLSARIVNVAGSSEVFLGGFIAYANDLKTKLLGIDESLIRKFGAVSKEVCRAMCIGVLEETDADVSLAITGIAGPGGGTQKKPVGLTFIGLGTDSEVIVEEHRLKGSRNENRFLSTQIALDMLRRFLRERYIRE, translated from the coding sequence ATGATAGCAACGGTTTGTAAGAAGAGAAAAGCTAAATCCTCTTACTTGCTTAGAACATTCGGGCTTGATGAGAACACCCTTAAAAGCTACAATTACAAAAAGTGGTTAGGAGGTGCGGACCTCTTTTTTCAGACCCAAGAAGAAAAGATGGTCGCTTACGAGAAGCTAAAGGACTTTGTTTATGCGGATGAGTTTTTGGAAATGGAAGAGGTGGTAGTTAGCATGCTCAAAAGGGTTGGACTCAAATTGGCAGTTGCGGAAAGCTCTTCTGGAGGGCTTTTGTCCGCAAGAATAGTGAATGTAGCAGGAAGTTCTGAGGTGTTCTTGGGTGGGTTCATTGCTTACGCAAATGACCTAAAAACTAAGCTTTTGGGTATTGATGAGAGCCTTATTAGAAAGTTTGGTGCGGTATCTAAAGAGGTGTGTAGGGCTATGTGTATAGGTGTACTTGAAGAAACAGATGCAGACGTATCTTTGGCTATAACGGGCATAGCAGGTCCAGGTGGAGGCACACAGAAAAAACCAGTGGGCTTGACTTTCATAGGCTTAGGAACGGATAGTGAGGTGATAGTGGAAGAACACAGACTAAAAGGTAGTAGGAATGAAAACAGATTCCTTTCTACACAGATAGCTCTTGATATGTTAAGAAGGTTTCTTAGGGAGAGGTACATCCGTGAGTAA